The DNA region GGCTCTTGCACACGAAGTCCGATTATCCGCTGTGGCCGGAGCCCGGGGCGCTGCTGTGTGGGCTCCGCTTGGTGGACGGCAACGGTGACCTGTGGGGCGCCGTCTACTGGCGCACGAGGGGTGCCATTCCCGAGCAATGGCCAGTTGTTCTGTGGGAGCGCAATCAGCCCTTCGTGGAGTTCGATCTGAGCATCACCGGCCTCCTGGTGAAGTGGCTCACCGAGGCCTCGAACATCGACTTCGATGAGCGCCTGGTCTTCGGGGCTCCCCATTCACGCTTCATCCACTGGCGCGTCGAGCACACGATGCGCGCGCAGGGCCTCGACCCCTGGGAGTACCTGGAACCGCTCTACATCGAAGCGAACGAGGCCTGGGAGGAGCAGAACCTAGGGGCGTCCCCCGCCTGACGACAGCCCCACCGGTCCAACTTCGCTGGCACAGGACAGCGGCTCCCCGCCGCCCGGTGCCGCGCCCCGCTGCGCCCCGCCCTGGTGGCCGTCCTGGTCCGGTGTTCGGTTTGGTGTCGCCGTCCCGGGAATTGCTCGGTTGACGCTGGGCGGGATTTCCTGGGCGGTCTGGAAGGGTGGTCGCCGTGTCGGCGTGGAGGGCCGTAGGCCCCTTTCCGGCGTGCCTGAATTAGATTCCTGCCCGCTGCGCCTTGCGAGGCTTTCGGATTGCCGCCTGAAAAGGAGCAGAAGGAAATTCGCATTCCCGCAGGGAGTGCGGCCGGATAGAGCCGGGATGGACGGTTGGAGCGATGTGTCCGTTCGCGTCTAACGCCCTTTTGGGAGCCGGCAGGATAGAGCTGTGTGGAAGCCGGGGGAACGCCGCCGGATACGCTTCGGATTCCGGTCCGGAATCTGTGCTTGAAGGCCTGTCAGGGACCGCCGCACGGGGTGCCCGTGAGGGCCCGCCACCGGGC from Kitasatospora cathayae includes:
- a CDS encoding SMI1/KNR4 family protein, giving the protein MALMPPGPEAGEQLDWLEVEQELGCQLPADFRDLVAVYGVGTVDQCLMVLPPVSGEHESGIPSVGQMTPTPEKTAWLLHTKSDYPLWPEPGALLCGLRLVDGNGDLWGAVYWRTRGAIPEQWPVVLWERNQPFVEFDLSITGLLVKWLTEASNIDFDERLVFGAPHSRFIHWRVEHTMRAQGLDPWEYLEPLYIEANEAWEEQNLGASPA